GATGCTATCGAATTGTTTAATACAATATCATATCGATAAGAAAGATcgataaaaatcaaaaccaactctTCTCTTGTTGATTTGTTTTTGAATTCCATTTTCACacgaaaatcaatgaaactgaATCAGATCAACCGATTGTCACCCTTAAGTTTTTATTGTTAATATCTCTCGATATTTTCGAGGTAAGGTTGTAGTATTTACATCTCAAACCTTGCACATGTGAGAAACTCGAatatgcttttttatttttttcctaaactGGAAGCTTTAACAGCAAGAAGGTGAGCCTTCTTGCTTAACCTGCgagaaacaaaatgaaaagaaatacaaAGAAACTGTTTGATCAAAAGGGTATCATCCTCTGTTTTAAACTATGAGGCAACTTAATTGCTCTTAAAAAGCATTTTATGGCCATTGAACGGGATCATATTTCTAAAACTCGGATCGAATTGATCAGTATTGGATTTGACCAATCCAAATCCTATACACAGGAAAGCCAAAAGATTAAAATGATCTATTCGATATAGTCCAATCGAAGACGATCTGAATCAATATCAACCTTGATCAATCCCGAGTTTTAGAACCCTGGACCCATTGTGGCAcctaattgtattattttttttttttgtaggaaatCCATATATCCAACTCTGATCCGGATTTGATTTTATATACTTGTGCTTTCTTGCATCGTTGATAGTTTTAAATTTCTAAATCATTCGAAAGATAAAATTTCCAAATCACCCTTTTACATGGcaaaataataacaaataaataaataataaaataataatttcttcatttcttaacCTCGGTATCATTCattaatttcttcatttctctgtGATTCAGAACTAAAATGGAGAAAGGAGGAGGTAGTGGTACGGCCCCAAATAACTAGAAACTAGTCACCATACTCAGCATCGATGGAGGAGTTCGAGGCGTTATTCCAGCAATCATTCTAGCCTTTCTTGAGTCACAGGTTCAGGTAATTAATCTGGTTCCTTTCACTTACTTCACCTCTCACCTTCTTCccaattctttttatttgtctTGCATGGCTGCTGCCTCAAAACATTCATGCAGAAGCTTGATGGGGAGCAAGCAAGGATTGCAGACTACTTTGACTTGATTGCTGGGACGAGCACTAGAGGGCTTATCACAGCCATGCTTACTGCACCAAACGCCCAGAACCAAGACCCCCCACGCCCACTCTTTGCTGCTAAAGATATCAAAGACTTCTATTTCACAGAATGCCCCAAAATCTTTTCTAAAGAAGCCCGACCTGCCAAACTTGGGTATTtaatttgttcttgttttcttttatctgTGTTACAAGTTTTCATCTTAAAATAAATTGGCTTGAAATAGGGTGATCTCTTGTGGTTCTTATACAAGATAGTATAGTCACTCTCTTTACGAGTAGGTTTCTTATGACTTTGTCTTTTTCCGACTCATAACTTTTGGGGGATGTAGCGACAGGGCGTCGCTGCGGTAATATCTCCCATAAATGTCGTCACTCATCTCACAACATTTTTTCTTAGCTGTGACAGAACCCAAATAAGACGGCAAGTATCttcatgataaaataaaaaaaatgctgGGCCATACCCGCTTGAGAGACACTCTTAACACCTGTGTTCATCCCAAGATATGATATAGAACTCCTCAAACAAATCTTCTTCTCTACCTCTCAGGTCTAACTTCAGTATTCTTCTTGCTTTCTCAAACTTTACAAACTTCAAATCAATGGTATTAATTGTGTGTGCAAATGCAGGGGAGAAGAGATGTTTTTAAGAATGTGCTTTTGTCTGATGTTGTAATCAGCTCATCTGCAGCCCCGTATTATCTTCCTCCATACTACTTCAAGGAAGAAAGTAGctccaaggaatacaaccttgtTGATGGTGGCGTTGCTGCCAATAATCCTGTAcgtatgtttttttcttttgggtgaatggaaaatatattaaaacaggAAAGAAAAACGCATACAAGAGACAAAGTCAATTTAGCTAGACCAAGGAAAGATCCCTACCATGCCTTGAAGAGAAGGGCCTCTACCCTTAAGAGAGGGgacaaacccaaaagaaggggggggggggaaataagcaaaagaagggagggaaacaagggggaggagagaagagaggaaggtccCAAGAAGATATAAGGAAccgatttctatttgtatccGGACAAACAACGAAATTATGAAGAATTTATTCCTCACAGCAAAAGTAATAGCTCCTGAATCCACTTCAGTGAACATGACTTGGTAATCTTCTTTTGTTCATTTCCCACAAAATATGATATTGGTAatccatcttcttttgtttctttcccacAAAATATGATATAATGTTGCAATGAAAGCCATTACGCCAAGATGAGCACAAAGAGTTAAGCATCCAACTACACTAGGCAGTTATTGTTCTGTACGTACTTGTTAACGCTTCATTCTTAAAATCAATTGACTTGAAGTGAAGTGGCCTTCTTGTAGTTCTTATACGAAACCGATGTAGGACTATCTCAATGCGCCTCCCCTTACATGCAAGCAAATGCTTTAATACCATGTTAAGgcttccatcttaaaaccaattgacTTGAAGGAGAGCGGATCATCTGCTCGTACGGTAAATAGGTGCCATGTGTCCAACCTCCTTACAGTGGTAACCTTcggttaatttttttattcaaaattttcaatcttttttattttccctattttgagGAATTTGAAATTATTCCGATTTTACTAaccttttttatctcctctatttGTGGGGAGTTTCAAATCGTGGATATCTTCCACGTCTCTTTATATATATCCCAATCATCACCTTGTTAATCATGTGTGACTGAAAATCATTACAAGCAATGTTATAGTAATCGGATTGATCAACCCATCTCTCCTTATTTGTCCCACTTTAATTGGAATTGAATGTTACAAAAACAATCTCTTAAGATAAACTATTGCCGattttcattatatatatatatatatatgtgtgtgtgtgtgtgtgtgtgtgtgtgtatgtattTCAATTTTATCTCCAGAAATCTCAAATGGAGTAGTATCCTCCACGTCTCTGAGTGCTGATCACCGTCTATGTGGGTGAAGATCATCTACAATGAAACTTAAGAAATTTGAGAGAAGAATTAGCTAAAGGTACGCTTATTTCTAGCCACAAATATATGTTTGATGGATGTGCAAAGGCATATCCAGAAACTTAAAATTGAAGTTACAGAACAAATCCAATAaaatcaagaaggaagaaaatattagaagggatttattaggggaatttactatcaatCTCCTATACTCAGATGGATTGATGAGTTCAATTACTATATCCATGCTTGTAATGGTTTTAGTCATACATGTACTCTCACATGATCAACAAAATGATGGTCGAGAATcttaataagagagagagagagagagagagagagagagagacgtgaaaGATTTTCACGATTTGAAGCTCTCCACaaatagaggagataaaaaaaggttaataaaattgaataatttgaaattcctcataaataaggaaaaaaaaaaatatttaaaattttgaataacaaaaataatggAAGATTACCTCCGTAAAAAGGTTGGACGCATGGCACCTATTTACCGTACGAGCAGATGATCCGCTCTCGACTTGAAGTGGGGTGGCATCTTGTAGctccctttttttaatttttttataaaactctTGTAACTCTTATAAATGATAGTTGAGCCACCCACAACTGATTTGAGACTATTTCAATGATACTAATAAATCCTTCTTCCTTCTAAACTCtac
This Macadamia integrifolia cultivar HAES 741 chromosome 10, SCU_Mint_v3, whole genome shotgun sequence DNA region includes the following protein-coding sequences:
- the LOC122092385 gene encoding patatin-like protein 2; amino-acid sequence: MVEEDLDTFEKLVTILSIDGGVRGVIPAIILAFLESQVQKLDGEQARIADYFDLIAGTSTRGLITAMLTAPNAQNQDPPRPLFAAKDIKDFYFTECPKIFSKEARPAKLGYLICSCFLLSVLQGRRDVFKNVLLSDVVISSSAAPYYLPPYYFKEESSSKEYNLVDGGVAANNPTLPAIREATKMHEDQDDPPRSSIDYSGYLVLYLGTGTAKLGYEVEKKSWGLTDWFFGGEGTAPLLDILFNAIDDMVLSFIFQGHHSQSNYLRIQVRYIYLSIDVVRGVKRCGFGYSVRF